The Silene latifolia isolate original U9 population chromosome Y, ASM4854445v1, whole genome shotgun sequence sequence ATTCCCGAGCCACGCGAGTCTACTTGGGTTTCTCCTTCATATCTCAAATGGACTACAGAACCGGGCCTTAAAGCAAGGAAGAAACTACAGAAAGATGATGCCATTGATCGGGAGAAGCATGACAGGGGGTTAAAAAATCGACAATTCTTTACTGGGTCGATTCCGGGCCCGACTGAGACCGAGACTAGGCCTGACGAGAACCCTAGGGCTAAACCTGGTGCTCCTAGCGTGTGGGACCGACTGGGTACTACAAGTGGTGACGTTCCGACACTTGCAGAGAGACTTGGCCCTCGACCAAGCGTAAAAGAGAGATTGGGCCCGCGAGAAGACAGCGTGGTCCCCCGAAGAAACGGACAAGAAGTATGATGGGTGAGACATCGTCTCGTAGTGACGGGACACGCGACCCAACTAAAGATAGGTGGTAGTTACGACTCTATtatttagtattactattatgcTTTTATTTGCTTTCCTGTTAGTTTGATTTGTAATGGGTGTCGCCCGGATTTATCAAAATAAAAGACAcgtattatttattagaaatcctCAGTTTCTGCATTGaatatttcatttttattgtCGTTGTACCCTTTTCAAGGGTTGCCTACGTATCTGCttttcaacagaatcaaaccgaggtcATAGTTCTCTCATAAAACATTTCAGGCAGTGGCAACAAATGCCAAACTTAAAACTTATTCAAATACATCACAATTCAAGTGTTATTTCATAACTTTGAGGGTGAGGTCTTAAGGATAGTACTTCTTCAACTGATCCAGTTCGTTGGATTCGAGAAATCATTTCCATCCAAATCATCAAACGTCCGCGCCTCCTGTGAGTATCTTCTTCACGAGATAAGGACCGGGCCAATTAGGCTTAAACTTCCCTCTTGGATCGACCGGTAATAGAGCCCTtactgatttgagaactaaatcgccTTCATTAATTCCCCTGGgcttcaccttcttgttaaaagcccgctctatccttttctgatagagctgAACATGATACAACGCATTCAAACGACGCTCATCAAGCAACACCAACGAATCATATCTGGCTTGGACCCAATCCGCTTCCGGGACCTGGCTTTCGAGCAAGATGCGTAGGGAGGGTACTTCCGATTCGATCGGTTGTCTTGCTTCCATCCCGTAAACTAGATAGTACGGGGTTGCCCCTGTGGTTTCGATGGATGTTCTATATCCCCACAACGCGAAGGGTATCTTCTCCGGCCACTCCTTGTAATTGTCAGACATCTTTCTCAATATAGTAGCCACCGTTTTGTTAGCGGCCTCCACTGCTCCATTTGTCTGAGGTCGATATGGGGATGACTTATGATGCTTGAttctatacttttcaagtataacgGCTGTCTCAGCTTGAAAGTGAGTTCCATGATCACTGATGAACTCGTGCGGCACTCATTCGTCACAAATGATGTCATTCTGAATAAACTTGGCTACTTGCTTCGCATTTAGCACTTTGTAAGACTTGGCCTCTACCCACTTGGTAAAGTAATCAATAGCGACTAGGATATAACAATGCCTTCCTGTTCCAGAAGGGtttacttttccgatgatgtcgattccccaggttgagaaaggccaaggtgacgtcatggtgtatagcaTAGAAGGTGGTACATGTTGAATATTCGcaaatatttggcaattgtgacaatgCCGGACATATctgcgacaatctgtctccattgttgtccaatagtatcctaaCCTCATGATCTTCCGAACTAGCATGTGGGAGTTCATATGCGGCCCACATTCCCCgttgtggacttcttccatgacctttTCTGACGTTGTCTTGTCGACGCATCGCAACAGGACACCCCCGTCTTTGTCTTCTTATACAATTGTCCATCGTTAGTTTTAACGAATTGGGCGGATAACATTCGCAATGCACGCTTTCCACGTGTATCGAGGTCTGCAGGGTATTCTCCTGCTTCTTTGAATCTCACAATGGatgcataccaaggttcggctTCGCTTTCCTCGGCATCATCGACAGCATTTACATAAGCTGGTGAAGACCTTCGTTCGACACACAATGGCATGCTATCCATATGATCAGGGATGTTTATCAATGCTGCCAGTTTTGACAGTGTGTCAGCGAACTGATTTTCCTCCCTTGGGAGGTACACATATCGCACCTCTTCGAAGAGTTTTTCTAGCTCTTCTATCTTAGCCCGGTAGGGTGCCAGGCTGCTACTTTTGATCTTCCATGACTCCGTCACTTGATTGATGACCAAGGAGGAATCCCCGTGTACTGTCAACTTCATGACTCCTAACTTGTTAGTGCTCTGCAAACCaagtaggcatgcttcgtattccgcGGCGTTAtttgtgacggcgaagtccaattTGATCGAAACTGGTACGTGCTCTCCTCTCGGTGAAATGATAAGGATACCTATTCCGCATCCCATGTTATT is a genomic window containing:
- the LOC141627846 gene encoding uncharacterized protein LOC141627846; its protein translation is MKLTVHGDSSLVINQVTESWKIKSSSLAPYRAKIEELEKLFEEVRYVYLPREENQFADTLSKLAALINIPDHMDSMPLCVERRSSPAYVNAVDDAEESEAEPWYASIVRFKEAGEYPADLDTRGKRALRMLSAQFVKTNDGQLYKKTKTGVSCCDASTRQRQKRSWKKSTTGNVGRI
- the LOC141627845 gene encoding uncharacterized protein LOC141627845, which translates into the protein MSDNYKEWPEKIPFALWGYRTSIETTGATPYYLVYGMEARQPIESEVPSLRILLESQVPEADWVQARYDSLVLLDERRLNALYHVQLYQKRIERAFNKKVKPRGINEGDLVLKSVRALLPVDPRGKFKPNWPGPYLVKKILTGGADV